The Anastrepha ludens isolate Willacy chromosome X, idAnaLude1.1, whole genome shotgun sequence genome includes a window with the following:
- the LOC128869240 gene encoding uncharacterized protein LOC128869240: MRDQHNQRRLTIDAFVMETEEQGATSMSSMPTYQDPDDSTYAPPPVQEDMDRSTSSQYTERYDCFNFALVCDRFGVPDRVASALGTAILQDFKIKDKHGKPLIMDKSKVRREKEKCRQEVLRKRLDDTNLLSYNLGGSPSPLDYCDYM, from the exons ATGCGCGATCAACATAATCAGAGAAGACTAACAATCGATGCATTTGTAATGGAAACTGAAGAGCAAGGAGCAACGTCTATGTCATCAATGCCAACATACCAAGATCCCGATGATTCAACATACGCACCGCCACCGGTTCAAGAAGATATGGATAGAAGCACAAGTTCACAATACACAGAGAGATACGATTGTTTTAACTTTGCCTTGGTATGTGACAGATTTGGTGTGCCTGACAGAGTAGCATCAGCATTGGGAACCGctattttacaagattttaaaattaaagataaGCATGGAAAACCTCTCATCATGGATAAATCGAAAGTTCGCAGAGAAAAAGAGAAATGCAGACAAGAAGTGCTTCGCAAACGGTTAGATGATACCAATTTGTTATC GTACAATCTCGGTGGCTCACCAAGTCCGCTAGATTATTGCGATTATATGTGA